A genomic window from Silene latifolia isolate original U9 population chromosome 11, ASM4854445v1, whole genome shotgun sequence includes:
- the LOC141613587 gene encoding uncharacterized protein LOC141613587 gives MHPCTTFEEVQSKAIAVMRLEEDSDPIRGTYDSDPVSRKAPVEKRSERYKPYSRSVNKVSGTFEGKGEADLLPKVSEYGFTTNLAGLFKALQELGRRVRWPKPPAEGYSNSRTDTGKKCEFHGSNTHDTDECHSLRKEVKYHYDQGNLDHLLPIGITRVNSADEVLPSPPPQCTRTVNVITGGSELCGLTYSAAKRRATEAKGDKPEYSCRISRQNLPSVTFDETDAQSAPEQHHDALIITLPIENCEVRKILVDTRSSINLIMLETLKGMGFSEKDIAKKAVPLVGFSGETKHSPGEIVIPTYAGGVNKQVRYLVIDGPSTYNVILGRPWIHKMKAIPSTYHQCLKFPTPWGMQEIRRDQEEAKDCYKVALKSTTSPSA, from the coding sequence ATGCATCCATGCACTACCTTTGAGGAAGTACAATCAAAGGCGATTGCTGTCATGAGGCTGGAGGAAGACTCTGATCCCATAAGAGGCACTTATGATTCGGACCCAGTATCCAGAAAAGCCCCGGTGGAAAAGAGGAGCGAAAGATATAAACCCTACAGCAGGAGCGTGAACAAAGTTTCTGGAACTTTTGAAGGAAAGGGCGAGGCAGATCTGCTTCCAAAGGTAAGCGAGTATGGTTTCACCACTAATCTTGCAGGATTGTTCAAAGCCCTGCAGGAGCTGGGTCGCAGAGTCAGATGGCCCAAGCCTCCAGCAGAGGGATACTCCAATAGCAGAACGGATACTGGCAAAAAGTGTGAGTTCCATGGCAGCAACACCCACGACACCGACGAATGCCATTCTCTCAGGAAGGAAGTCAAGTACCATTATGATCAAGGAAACCTGGATCACCTCCTACCCATAGGCATAACCAGAGTGAACTCTGCAGATGAGGTTCTGCCATCTCCCCCTCCTCAATGCACTAGAACGGTGAATGTTATTACAGGTGGCTCGGAGCTATGCGGATTGACGTACTCAGCAGCAAAGAGGCGTGCCACTGAAGCAAAGGGAGATAAGCCAGAATATTCCTGCAGAATCAGTCGCCAGAACCTGCCATCAGTCACCTTTGACGAAACAGATGCTCAGTCTGCTCCAGAACAACACCACGATGCTTTAATCATCACGCTCCCCATAGAAAATTGCGAGGTGAGAAAGATCCTGGTGGATACCAGAAGCTCCATCAACTTAATCATGCTAGAGACGCTCAAAGGAATGGGATTCAGTGAAAAAGATATAGCAAAGAAGGCGGTCCCCTTGGTTGGTTTCAGTGGCGAAACAAAGCACTCCCCAGGAGAGATCGTCATCCCAACTTATGCCGGAGGAGTTAATAAGCAGGTAAGGTATCTGGTTATTGATGgaccctctacttacaatgtgatccttggcaggccctggatccacaAGATGAAGGCAATACCCTCAACGTACCATCAGTGTCTGAAGTTTCCAACGCCTTGGGGTATGCAAGAGATACGTAGGGAccaggaagaagctaaggattgctATAAAGTGGCTCTGAAGTCAACAACCAGCCCAtctgcatag